CGTCGTGACCTCTGAGTAAACCCTCCCGTGCCGCAAGTATACGCAACCCGTAAAGAAACCACAATGACGTATTGCCGCCACAGCTTGCACCGGCGCCTCCGGGCCTGCTTTAATCGCTTCGACATCGGGCTTTCCCCGAATTTCCTGCGAATCTCCCGGAGCATCGGCACCATCATGAAACCTCTGCAATCCACACTGCTTCGACTAGGCATGCTGCTCCTGCTCTGGAGTGTCCCGATAGCGCCGGCCCGAGGTGTGGAGAGCGATCCGCTTGCGACGCTGAAACCGGGCCATCCGAGGCTACTCCTGGATGATGCGGCGCTGGCGGCCCTGAAGGTGCGGACCCGGGACGACCCAGCCTTCGAGCGCATGTGGGCCCAGGTTCAGGATCAGGCCCTGACCTACCAGCAGGCCCCGGCACTCAAGCATGAACTCAAAGGCCCCCGGCTCCTGGCGGTCAGCCGCGATTGTCTGGATCGGGTCTATGCACTGGCCTTCGCCTGGCGCTGGACCCGCGACGAAGCCTATGCCGGAGCGGCCATCGCCAATCTCAAGACCGTTTGCGCTTTCCCGGACTGGAATCCGTCCCATTTCCTCGACGTGGCCGAGATGACCCATGCGGTGGCTATCGGCTATGACTGGCTCTATGACGCGATGGATGAACCCACGCGCACCGAAATCAGGGCTGGACTCATCCGCCATGGCCTTGAGGCGGGCGTGGCGGCCTACGCCGGTGATGCGTGGTGGGTCGGATCGGAGTTCAACTGGAATCAGGTTTGCAACAGCGGTTTGCTGATCGGCGCTCTGGCCGTTGCCGAAACCGATCCCGACTACGCCCGTTCCTTCGTTCCCAAAGCAGTGACCTCCCTGCCGATCGCGCTGGCCTCCTACGGGCCGGAAGGGGTCTGGAGCGAAGGGCCGGCCTATTGGCACTACGCCACACGCTACACCGCCTACGGCATTGCCGCGCTCCGCTCCGCCCTGGGGACCGACTTCGGGCTGGGTGAGACGCCCGGACTTCGAGAAACGGCCTGGTTCCCGCTCCTCACGACCGGGCCAACCGGCCTCCTGCTGAATTTCGCGGATTGCAGCCAGAACAGCCTGCGCAAGCCGATGCCGGCCCTTTTCTGGCTCGCAAAGACCTACGACCTGCCCGCGGTGGCTTCTCTGGAGCACGCGATGCTGGAGATGGAACCCGCCGAGGCGTTGCACCTGATCTGGTATGTGCCGAAGCCGGCGGGCGCCTCCGCCGCGCCGCCCCGAGACCGGGTCTTCCGGGGTAGTGTGCCCGTGGCGGTAACGCGAAGCGACTGGGAAGATCCCGATGCGCTGTTTGTCGGGGTGAAAGGAGGCTATAATCAGGTCAATCACGGCCATCTGGATCTGGGCAACTTCGAGATGGACGCACTGGGGGTGCGCTGGGCACGGGACCTCGGGTCGGACGACTACAACCTGCCGGGGTATTTTGATCGGAAACCCGGAGGCCAGCGATGGACCTACTACCGCAATAGTTCTCAGAGTCACAATGTACCCCTGATCGACGGCCAGGGTCAGGACCATTCAGGCAAGGCGGACATCACCCGCGCGGGGAGCAACGCGGGCTGTGCCTTTGCCATCCTCGACCTCAGCGGCGCCTACTCGGCCCAAACCCATTCCGTGGCGCGGGGCGTCGCGGCCATCGCGAATCGGAGAGCCCTGATCGTGCAGGACGAATTCTCGCTGAAGGCGCCTGCCTCAATCACGTGGGGCATGACGACGGATGCGGCGATTACCATTTCAGAACCGGGAGCCGCCACATTGGTCCAGAACGGAAAACGTCTCGAGGCCCGCATTCTCTCTCCGGAAAACGCGATCTTCACGACGGAATCGGCGGAGCAAGCCGAACCGCAGCGAACCAACAAGGGGGTAAGCCGATTGATCGCCACCGTTCCTCCGGGCGCGGAATCCGTCACCCTCTCGATCTTGCTGCGCCCGGAATGGCCGGGCGAAAATGAAATCCCGATTCCCGATGTTCGACCGCTGGAACGGTGGGACGGAATCTGGAACCAATGACCTTCCGATGGGGTCGCATGGCGTAACGACGAGAAGTGACGCCCGCATAACCGCACTCCCGATCAGTGAAGCAGTGGGAAGCTCCACGCGCAACTACGGGACAAGGAATCCCGATACCATGCCCCGTGCCCGAATCGAAATTGTCGAAGGCGACTTAACCCGCCAACACGTCGACGCGATTGTCAACGCCGCCAACGAAAGCCTCCTCGGCGGGGGCGGTGTTGACGGTGCAATTCACCGCGCGGGCGGTCCCGCCATTCTGGAGGCCTGTCGCAAGCTCCACGGCTGCGCGACTGGAGACGCCAAGATCACCACGGGGGGCAATCTGCCCGCGAAACACGTTATTCACACCGTGGGGCCGATTTTTCGCGGCGGCCAGCAGGGCGAACCCGAGCTGCTTGCCCGCTGCCATCGTCGCAGTCTCGAGGTCGCCCTTGAAAACGCTCTCAAGACCATCGCCTTCCCGGCCATCAGTTGCGGCGTGTATGGCTATCCCATTCCAGAAGCGGCATGGATCGCCCTGGGCACGGTTGCCAGCGTTCTGGAGAGCCACGGGGAAATTGAACTCGTCCGCTTCGTCCTCTTTGGCAGCGCGACCCATCGGGCTTTTCTTCAGGCATATGAAAGGCTCTGACGTTGGCCCATGCGGCAACAGTGAAACGCTACCGACATCCTGTTGAGCTATCCCCGACCTCGCCGGTGCTTGTAGCCCGAGTGGGTGCCGCCCCAGCCGCCCAAATCAAATACGACGCCAACGATCACCAGCGCGAGACCGAGGCCATGGACGGCCCCCACTTCGTTCATGGCGATGGCGTAGGCCAGGGTGGTGTAGGGCATGACGAAGAATCCCGCCAGGGGCACAATCGTGGAATCAAAGGCCCGGGCGCCATAGCCCGTGAGCCACACGAGAACCAGCACGACGCGGGGGAAGAAGGCTCCGATCAAAATCATCAGGCAAGGCATAATACTATCTCCTAACGCTCAACAAGAATGAGTAGGCCGGCGGCCAGCGCCAGCACAGACATGAGCACCGCCAGACCGGCGAAGGTGAGATTCACCAGACCGATCAAGCCCGTGGCAATGAGCCAGGCCGCCGCCAGCTTCAACCCAAGGTTCGGGGGTACCTTTCCGCTCATCGTACAATCCTCCTGCCTTCGGCGGCGCGTCAGCCGATCCAATTACACACATCGCGCCTTCGCTATTCGGAGTGCAACTGTCGTGCCAATCGGTCTAAGTCGTTACACGACGCGATTACGAAGATTGCCGCTTGGTGAATCATGCAACTTTAAGGCGAAAACGACGCGATTGTATAGTTTAGAAACAGTATTCGTCTCCATAGGATACATCCCTGGAGAACTTGACTTGATGTTACGCCTCGAATGGCGTAGAGTGGAAACAATTGCTTCAATTCGATTCGGATGCCGCTCGCAACCCTCGGAGGATGTCCGCCATGCGCTCCATCGACCGCCGCACTTTCATGAAGACTTCGGCCGGGGCTTTCGCCGCCTCTTTAATGTATTCAGGCGCCAGCCGTGCCGAAGTGAAGGCCCTCACCGCCACCACCACCCGCACCCTGGGCAAGACCGGCATCACCACGACGCTCCTCGGCATGGGGACGGGGACCGTGTCCTGGAACAAGGACTCCGCACAGATTCGTGCGGGCAAGGATGTCTTCGTGGATACGCTGATCCATGCGCACGAACAGGGCATCCGCTATTTTGACCTGGCGGACATGTACGGCTCCCACCCGTACATGGCGGAAGCCAAGAAGAAGGCGGGGATGAAGCGCGACGAATTGACCTTGCTGACCAAGACCACCAGCAAGACCGCCGAAGAGACCCAGGCCGATGTGGAGCGCTTTCTGAAGGAGGCGGAAACGGACTATCTCGATATTGTGCTGCTTCATTGCATGACGGAAGGCAATTGGAACGAGACCCTCGCGCCATGCATGGAAGTATTGTCCAAGGCCAAGGAAAAGGGTCAGATCCGTGCTCTGGGCGTCTCCTGCCACAATCTGGATGCCATGAAGACCGCGGCCTCCCTCGACTGGGTTGATATCATGCTGAATCGTATCAACCCCTACGGCGTGAAGATGGACGGAACCCCGGAGGAAGTCACCGCAGTACTGAAAACTGCCCACGACAATGGCAAGGGCATGATCGGAATGAAGATCCTGGGCGAAGGACAAATCGCCGACAAGATCGACAGCAGTCTCAGCTTCGTGATGGGACTCGGCTGCATCGATGCCTTCAACATCGGCTTCCT
This genomic interval from Candidatus Hydrogenedentota bacterium contains the following:
- a CDS encoding heparinase II/III family protein gives rise to the protein MTYCRHSLHRRLRACFNRFDIGLSPNFLRISRSIGTIMKPLQSTLLRLGMLLLLWSVPIAPARGVESDPLATLKPGHPRLLLDDAALAALKVRTRDDPAFERMWAQVQDQALTYQQAPALKHELKGPRLLAVSRDCLDRVYALAFAWRWTRDEAYAGAAIANLKTVCAFPDWNPSHFLDVAEMTHAVAIGYDWLYDAMDEPTRTEIRAGLIRHGLEAGVAAYAGDAWWVGSEFNWNQVCNSGLLIGALAVAETDPDYARSFVPKAVTSLPIALASYGPEGVWSEGPAYWHYATRYTAYGIAALRSALGTDFGLGETPGLRETAWFPLLTTGPTGLLLNFADCSQNSLRKPMPALFWLAKTYDLPAVASLEHAMLEMEPAEALHLIWYVPKPAGASAAPPRDRVFRGSVPVAVTRSDWEDPDALFVGVKGGYNQVNHGHLDLGNFEMDALGVRWARDLGSDDYNLPGYFDRKPGGQRWTYYRNSSQSHNVPLIDGQGQDHSGKADITRAGSNAGCAFAILDLSGAYSAQTHSVARGVAAIANRRALIVQDEFSLKAPASITWGMTTDAAITISEPGAATLVQNGKRLEARILSPENAIFTTESAEQAEPQRTNKGVSRLIATVPPGAESVTLSILLRPEWPGENEIPIPDVRPLERWDGIWNQ
- a CDS encoding O-acetyl-ADP-ribose deacetylase; the encoded protein is MPRARIEIVEGDLTRQHVDAIVNAANESLLGGGGVDGAIHRAGGPAILEACRKLHGCATGDAKITTGGNLPAKHVIHTVGPIFRGGQQGEPELLARCHRRSLEVALENALKTIAFPAISCGVYGYPIPEAAWIALGTVASVLESHGEIELVRFVLFGSATHRAFLQAYERL
- a CDS encoding aldo/keto reductase; amino-acid sequence: MRSIDRRTFMKTSAGAFAASLMYSGASRAEVKALTATTTRTLGKTGITTTLLGMGTGTVSWNKDSAQIRAGKDVFVDTLIHAHEQGIRYFDLADMYGSHPYMAEAKKKAGMKRDELTLLTKTTSKTAEETQADVERFLKEAETDYLDIVLLHCMTEGNWNETLAPCMEVLSKAKEKGQIRALGVSCHNLDAMKTAASLDWVDIMLNRINPYGVKMDGTPEEVTAVLKTAHDNGKGMIGMKILGEGQIADKIDSSLSFVMGLGCIDAFNIGFLNKGEVDDTIKRVAMAS